One Candidatus Poseidoniia archaeon genomic region harbors:
- a CDS encoding 6-carboxytetrahydropterin synthase, protein MFRIERDYTVEAARRLPRLPAEHPCHRLHGHCFTVTLAIEGDADNEKQWVADYYDVDAAYEVGVGSLIDHNYLNDVAGLENPTTEVLARWVFERLEPALPGLVEVIVAEEGDTRCAYRPG, encoded by the coding sequence GTGTTCCGTATCGAGCGCGACTATACCGTCGAGGCGGCGCGGCGGCTGCCGCGGCTGCCCGCGGAGCATCCCTGCCACCGGCTGCACGGCCACTGCTTCACCGTCACGCTCGCCATCGAGGGCGACGCCGATAATGAGAAGCAGTGGGTCGCCGACTACTACGACGTCGATGCCGCCTACGAAGTGGGGGTCGGCAGCCTGATTGACCATAATTACCTCAACGACGTTGCGGGGCTGGAAAACCCGACGACCGAAGTGCTGGCACGCTGGGTCTTCGAGCGGCTGGAACCGGCGCTGCCGGGGCTGGTCGAAGTCATCGTTGCCGAAGAGGGCGATACGCGCTGCGCCTACCGGCCCGGCTAG